Proteins co-encoded in one Chroicocephalus ridibundus chromosome 6, bChrRid1.1, whole genome shotgun sequence genomic window:
- the SPHKAP gene encoding A-kinase anchor protein SPHKAP isoform X3, with protein sequence MAGRPPPAQPSNFEAPLMHEVPEHQGSSTDSSASSLGSSVTACKKILCSNSLLESTDYWLQNQRTPCQIGFLEDKSESNCASVCFVNLDANRDDCSDEQVKQRLISVSPNLPKLISSMNVQPPKENEIVLLSGLASGNLQADYEVPQCPWLADVCLVQCARGDRKNSASCIIFEINKFLIGLELVQEKQLQLEAHVLKPEDDTNCSVSSIEEDFLTASEHLEDDNEGDEYKTGHEKISVSEASSDVKKNKGKGSENLHYRKARLPLIPEGNCVSKDNAATRLSESVNVVSEDGISQPEDKSDQEIPWQKELAGKATSSFSTTNLTSEVGNSCSAHVLEDVSLTKMANGELRPLHDPTAKHDSQTDGEDCAGIGKMDPPSQDEQVTTGQYATNLAETVLQDAFIRLSQSQPTFSEEAAVSISVGSSCKSEDVSVSRSWNELPKIVIVQSPDSSENVSDWPGSAFPNLCHWTESESSAEVSDYFEEEHSNGHGQSALEVALACAATVIGTISSPQAAEKFKRDQEATDSKSGGVDNEELPTVSSQLLDDCAGTEYSFPSALCGMTQVASAVAVCGLGETKEEKYPATSSGLLSAAQTSAAITLHCSIAIGSSMEKLNDSIAEALLKETSIILTKPNTYKNVGHFMESINGKIIETAARPRIPHTDEAIRDELAQNLSNIILRHSIEEVRKKKQLHPRSENGSSTQDIFMETANKLLFNVIYFTCKKMNDIRQVEECSPLFSEVTKAEKVTRAEGWSTQAITHGTSPSSLDHSAVKPFGTSYSTSTSKDLGNITNTSKSNMKDVNSKEGATLNSEPTSRHNALVAKTSPKKRYLKRTTRDCYKSPNQSNNHQKKKDYRSFSDRENTFANNECRHGVQEQLSSSATMNAENQAKHKCDAVLNNDVQVSLSLLGNHVLLPSQPVLQVKHSRDKYCITDFAEELAETVVSMATEIAAICLENSNGKQPWFCAWKRGNEYLVTQSLSCRTMKRKKETHTNGSVVRKHRAPRLSEIKRKTDEHPELKERLMNRVVDESINLEDTPDSVNIFANEVAAKIMNLTELSMVDSLWQGPNHPRNRLHCDRWSRAKASSCESIPEEDLDSKASFNTLGLINAFGQPVSQTSSVSKQSSCESITDEFSRFMVNQMENEGRGFDLLLDYYAGKNANNILTSALQQVAKKNGHLNVRPSCPSKQSSTESITEEFYRYMLREIEKENKDNASSPRNSKDWCGSLLSPTLRSPFCFRQSSVPDSRLSGSRLTVNVPVKANSLDGFAHHHQDSLSVQPVSTVASSGLCKSDSCLYQRCKTDQITDMLIHETWASSIESLMRKNKIIAGEAEAEEADQFHSDSPPHVEQYANRLAANIVESGKNSIVVQQDSFDYTSREHMLESKHPQSTTPIQSKPKSDGVNLNEKKEHMKSPGCLPAGQHREVPLIQIETDQRDEPDKDTESLTSWGPSGKEHQGKEKPPEAFDGKHAVSSSLLNSNSPQSKPDAEIIGETKTAEEFPNHLSSSEESTGSWSQLANDEDNPDDTSSYLQLSERSLSNGNSSTTSSLGIMDLEIYQENVPSSPMINELVEEKVFLKEQTENTEESTTGLSVGTANCQKDLLVINFDLEPECPDAELRATLQWIAASELGIPTIYFKKSQENRIEKFLDVVELVRRKSWKVGDIFHAVVQYCKLSEEGREVTPSLFDWLLELG encoded by the exons ATTCTCTGCAGTAACAGTCTGCTAGAATCAACAGACTACTGGCTGCAGAATCAGAGGACACCATGCCAAATTGGCTTTCTGGAAGACAAGTCAGAAAGCAACTGTGCCTCA GTTTGTTTTGTGAATTTAGATGCAAACAGAGATGACTGCAGTGACGAGCAAGTGAAACAG AGATTGATCAGCGTCTCTCCAAATCTCCCCAAACTCATCAGTTCGATGAACGTACAGCcaccaaaggaaaatgaaatagtCCTGCTGAGTGGATTAGCATCAGGAAACCTTCAGGCCGATTATGAAGTTCCCCAG TGTCCTTGGCTGGCAGATGTCTGCTTGGTTCAGTGTGCGAGGGGGGACAGGAAAAACAGCGCAAGCTGCATCATTTTTGAAATAAACAAGTTTCTGATTGGACTTGAGCTCGTTCAGGAGAAACAGCTGCAGCTAGAAGCTCATGTCTTAAAGCCCGAGGATGACACAAACTGCTCAGTGTCCTCAATAGAAGAAGATTTCCTCACAGCATCTGAGCACCTCGAGGATGACAACGAGGGTGATGAATATAAAACTG gtcATGAAAAAATAAGCGTTTCTGAGGCATCTTCagatgtcaaaaaaaataaaggaaagggaTCTGAAAATCTCCACTACAGAAAAGCCAGGTTGCCATTAATTCCTGAAGGGAACTGCGTTAGTAAAGATAATGCAGCTACTAGACTCTCTGAATCTGTGAATGTTGTGTCTGAAGATGGCATCTCACAACCTGAAGATAAGTCAGACCAGGAAATACCGTGGCAGAAGGAATTAGCTGGAAAAGCTACTTCATCTTTTAGTACCACCAATTTGACTAGTGAGGTTGGAAATTCCTGCTCAGCACATGTGTTAGAAGATGTATCTTTAACCAAAATGGCTAACGGGGAGCTGAGGCCTCTGCATGACCCAACAGCAAAGCACGACAGTCAGACAGATGGAGAGGACTGCGCAGGTATCGGGAAAATGGATCCTCCCTCTCAAGATGAGCAGGTGACTACAGGTCAATATGCCACAAATTTAGCAGAAACTGTTCTGCAAGATGCATTCATTAGACTGTCACAGTCTCAACCCACTTTTAGTGAGGAGGCTGCAGTCAGCATCTCCGTAGGAAGCTCCTGTAAGTCAGAAGATGTATCTGTTTCCCGATCGTGGAATGAACTTCCAAAGATCGTCATAGTGCAAAGTCCAGACAGTTCTGAGAATGTATCTGACTGGCCCGGGTCTGCCTTCCCCAACCTGTGCCACTGGACTGAATCAGAAAGTTCTGCTGAAGTTTCAGATTACTTTGAGGAAGAACATTCAAATGGACATGGCCAGAGCGCACTGGAAGTGGCTCTGGCTTGTGCAGCCACTGTTATTGGAACCATTTCCAGTCCCCAGGCTGCAGAAAAATTCAAAAGGGATCAAGAAGCCACAGACTCTAAAAGCGGAGGGGTTGATAATGAAGAGCTACCCACAGTATCTTCACAGCTACTTGATGACTGCGCTGGCACAGAATATTCATTTCCATCTGCGCTGTGTGGCATGACTCAAGTAGCAAGTGCTGTAGCTGTCTGCGGTCTGGGGGAAACGAAGGAAGAGAAGTACCCTGCAACTTCGAGTGGACTTCTGTCTGCTGCTCAGACTTCTGCAGCCATTACTCTTCATTGTAGCATAGCTATAGGAAGTAGCATGGAGAAGCTAAATGACAGCATTGCAGAGGCACTTCTCAAAGAGACATCAATAATTTTGACAAAACCCAACACATACAAAAATGTAGGGCATTTTATGGAATCcataaatggaaaaattattgaaacagcagcaaggccacGGATTCCACACACTGATGAAGCAATCAGGGATGAGCTTGCACAAAACTTATCCAACATTATTCTACGACATTCTATTGAAGAGGTTAGGAAGAAGAAACAGCTACACCCCCGTTCAGAAAACGGCTCAAGCACACAAGATATTTTCATGGAGACTGCAAACAAGTTGCTTTTTAACGTAATATATTTCACTTGCAAGAAGATGAACGACATAAGACAAGTTGAAGagtgttctcctctcttttccgaggtcacaaaagcagagaaagtaaCAAGAGCAGAAGGATGGTCAACACAAGCAATTACACACGGAACTTCACCCAGCTCCCTTGATCACTCTGCTGTTAAGCCATTTGGTACATCCTACAGCACAAGCACTAGCAAAGATCTTGGAAACATCACGAACACTAGTAAAAGTAATATGAAAGATGTAAATAGCAAGGAAGGTGCCACACTGAATTCAGAACCAACAAGTAGGCATAACGCGCTTGTTGCGAAAACTTCTCCCAAGAAAAGATACCTGAAAAGAACCACGCGAGACTGTTACAAATCCCCAAATCAGAGTAACAATCATCAGAAGAAGAAAGACTACAGATCATTTTCAGACAGAGAAAATACCTTTGCAAACAACGAATGCAGGCATGGTGTTCAAGAGCAGCTGTCTTCCAGTGCCACCATGAATGCAGAAAACCAGGCCAAGCATAAGTGTGATGCCGTGCTAAATAACGACGTTCAGGTTAGCTTGTCTTTATTAGGAAACCATGTCTTGCTTCCTTCTCAGCCTGTGCTACAGGTGAAACATTCAAGGGACAAATACTGTATAACGGATTTTGCAGAAGAATTGGCAGAAACAGTTGTCTCTATGGCAACAGAAATAGCTGCCATTTGTCTTGAAAATTCAAATGGAAAGCAACCATGGTTCTGTGCATGGAAGAGAGGCAATGAGTATCTGGTGACCCAGAGTTTATCATGCAGAAccatgaaaaggaagaaggaaacccACACTAATGGTTCAGTTGTTCGGAAGCACAGGGCACCTAGACTCAGTgagatcaaaagaaaaacagatgagcACCCTGAGCTAAAGGAAAGATTGATGAATCGAGTAGTAGATGAATCTATAAACCTTGAGGACACGCCAGATTCAGTCAATATCTTTGCAAATGAAGTGGCTGCCAAAATCATGAACCTCACCGAACTCTCCATGGTTGACAGCCTCTGGCAAGGTCCAAACCACCCCAGGAACAGGCTGCACTGTGACAGATGGAGCCGAGCCAAGGCCTCAAGCTGTGAGAGCATACCGGAGGAGGACTTGGATTCCAAAGCCTCTTTCAATACCCTCGGCCTAATAAACGCCTTTGGTCAGCCTGTAAGCCAGACAAGTTCTGTCTCAAAGCAGTCTAGCTGTGAAAGCATTACAGATGAATTTTCAAGATTTATGGTGAACCAGATGGAAAACGAAGGAAGAGGTTTTGATTTGTTACTTGATTACTatgcaggaaaaaatgcaaacaacatCTTAACTTCTGCTTTACAACAGGTAGCCAAGAAAAATGGTCATCTTAACGTAAGGCCAAGTTGCCCATCCAAACAGTCCAGTACAGAAAGCATAACAGAAGAATTTTATAGGTATATGttaagagaaatagaaaaagaaaataaagataatgcATCTTCCCCTCGGAATTCAAAGGACTGGTGCGGCAGTTTGCTATCACCCACCCTACGATCACCTTTTTGCTTTAGGCAGTCGTCAGTGCCTGACAGCAGATTATCAGGCTCTAGGCTAACAGTTAACGTCCCAGTTAAGGCAAATTCATTAGATGGATTTGCCCACCATCACCAAGATTCCTTAAGTGTACAGCCAGTCAGTACTGTGGCTTCTTCAGGTCTTTGCAAGTCTGACTCATGCCTGTACCAAAGATGCAAGACCGACCAGATAACAGATATGTTGATTCACGAGACGTGGGCAAGTTCTATTGAGTCTCTAATGCGCAAGAACAAGATCATAGCAGGTGAGGCAGAGGCTGAAGAGGCAGACCAGTTTCACAGTGATTCCCCACCACATGTGGAACAATATGCAAACAGACTGGCTGCAAATATCGTTGAAAGTGGTAAAAATTCGATTGTTGTCCAGCAGGATTCCTTTGATTATACAAGCCGAGAACACATGCTGGAAAGCAAACATCCCCAAAGCACAACTCCGATTCAATCAAAACCCAAAAGCGACGGAGTAAATTTGAATGAGAAAAAAGAGCATATGAAGAGCCCTGGATGCCTCCCTGCAGGTCAGCACAGGGAAGTGCCTTTAATTCAGATAGAAACCGATCAACGAGATGAGCCAGATAAAGACACAGAGTCCTTAACTTCATGGGGTCCTTCTGGAAAGGAGCATCAAGGCAAAGAAAAGCCTCCAGAAGCTTTTGATGGGAAACATGCGGTTTCCAGTTCCCTACTAAATAG CAACAGTCCTCAGAGCAAACCAGATGCTGAAATCATAGGCGAGacaaaaacagctgaagaatTTCCAAACCAtctcagcagcagtgaagaaagcACTGGCAGCTGGTCCCAGCTAGCTAATGATGAGGACAATCCTGACGACACAAGTAGCTACTTGCAACTCAGCGAGCGATCCCTGAG CAATGGCAACAGCAGTACAACTAGCAGTCTTGGCATTATGGACCTGGAAATTTATCAGGAGAACGTGCCATCTTCTCCTATGATTAA TGAATTAGTagaagaaaaggttttccttaaagaacagacagaaaatacagagG aaagtaCTACTGGGCTTTCGGTGGGAACAGCCAATTGTCAAAAGGACCTACTGGTGATAAACTTTGATCTGGAACCAGAGTGCCCCGATGCAGAGCTGCGAGCCACCCTGCAGTGGATAGCCGCTTCTGAACTTGGAATTCCGACCATCTATTTTAAGAAATCTCAGGAAAACAGAATTGAAAAG tttttagaTGTTGTGGAATTAGTTCGACGGAAATCCTGGAAAGTGGGGGATATCTTTCACGCCGTGGTGCAGTACTGCAAGCTCAGTGAGGAAGGCCGAGAGGTGACGCCCAGCCTGTTTGACTGGCTCCTCGAATTGGGTTAA